A window of Cytobacillus sp. FSL H8-0458 genomic DNA:
AATCTGCTTCGCACGCTCGGTATCAATTGTACCTACAAGCGGCATGACCGTAATACCTTCAAATACAGGGATCAGCGGCGCAGATAGTTCCTGAAGGGCAATTTTTTGCAGGGACACTGTTCTTTCCCAAGTTGCCGAATACATATTTACCACTTCATTAACCATGGGAGTCATCCAGCCATCGAACTCGTAAATAACTTTCATCTGGTTTTCCTGGGTGACAATTCCGGCTTCCTGCATACCCTCAAATACAATCTTTCCGAATGTTTGAAGCCCTTTTGTCACAAAACTGAGCGGCCAGCCCAATCGCACAATTTTCTCAGAGAAATCACTCAATTTTGAAGTGAATTCCTCATTAGAGCTTTTTATATTTGAAATAATCAGGTCAATGAATTCCCGGCTTGTCCCGATAAATACCTGATCGGATACTACCTTTGTAACCCTTTCATCCGCATTTTCCTTTGTAGCCTCCAGCCAATGATTAAAAATAGAATCTTTATTATTTTGTATAAAATTCAATATTGTCGAATTC
This region includes:
- a CDS encoding RsbT co-antagonist protein RsbRA, which gives rise to MNSTILNFIQNNKDSIFNHWLEATKENADERVTKVVSDQVFIGTSREFIDLIISNIKSSNEEFTSKLSDFSEKIVRLGWPLSFVTKGLQTFGKIVFEGMQEAGIVTQENQMKVIYEFDGWMTPMVNEVVNMYSATWERTVSLQKIALQELSAPLIPVFEGITVMPLVGTIDTERAKQIMENLLTGVVKHRSEVVLIDITGVPVVDTMVAHHIIQAADAVRLVGAKCMLVGIRPEIAQTIVNLGIDLNQFTTKNTLKKGVEAALELTSRKIVNVEGVE